One segment of Macrobrachium rosenbergii isolate ZJJX-2024 chromosome 25, ASM4041242v1, whole genome shotgun sequence DNA contains the following:
- the LOC136852089 gene encoding uncharacterized protein: MTAARVTRMFCVYFCEVGVPLRLQTDGRPPFSSQDFKRFTERWGVRHIITFPHYPQSNGHTEAAVKAAKHLIMTTAPSGNIDCEDFDRGLLELQNTPTPTGCSPAQLLYGHSLCTCVLAHPLSFTEEWQTKAEDYDRRTAAHVNQATSHYNSHAHPLTRLSIGQQVRIQDAKTLQWDKVSIVMGHGRSRQYEVRLPSGHVWFRNRRHLRPVPNTSDDPFPQVPTSPCFGQEKEPSPSAPNAPCRSPRLAERSSCSLETVLRA, translated from the coding sequence ATGACTGCAGCTAGAGTTACAAGAATGTTTTGTGTCTACTTCTGTGAAGTTGGTGTCCCACTCCGCTTACAGACAGACGGACGACCCCCATTCTCCAGCCAAGACTTCAAGCGATTCACCGAACGCTGGGGAGTCCGCCATATCATCACTTTCCCGCATTACCCTCAGTCCAATGGACATACGGAAGCAGCAGTAAAAGCAGCCAAACATCTCATTATGACGACAGCTCCATCTGGGAATATAGATTGCGAAGATTTCGATAGAGGACTGCTGGAGCTTCAGAACACTCCAACCCCTACTGGATGCTCCCCTGCGCAGCTTCTCTATGGCCACTCTCTCTGCACCTGTGTTCTGGCCCACCCACTATCATTCACGGAAGAGTGGCAAACCAAGGCTGAGGACTATGACCGTCGTACTGCTGCCCACGTCAACCAAGCCACAAGCCACTACAATTCTCATGCCCACCCTCTAACCAGGCTCTCCATTGGCCAGCAAGTCAGGATACAGGACGCCAAGACGCTACAATGGGACAAGGTTAGCATCGTGATGGGCCATGGCAGGTCAAGACAGTACGAGGTGCGCCTTCCTAGTGGCCATGTTTGGTTCCGAAACCGAAGACATCTACGTCCAGTGCCTAACACGAGTGATGACCCTTTCCCCCAAGTCCCTACATCCCCTTGCTTTGGCCAGGAAAAAGAGCCATCACCCAGCGCCCCCAATGCCCCTTGTCGTTCACCCCGACTCGCTGAAAGAAGTTCATGTTCGCTTGAGACGGTGCTACGAGCGTAA